The nucleotide window aaataatgtgaataaaatcattatgtTCAATTAATGGTCCTGGAACCAACTCGGGGGGTGGGTGGGTCATGACCCTCCATTAACGTTAACGAATTTATATAGAATTTGAATTATCGTGAGGCATTAGTTTTCATTTATATCACATACATCATACATTTAAACACAAAACTACATTTCCAGCTGAGGTTCAGTTGAAACCgaccaaaataaacaaaaaacccCCAACGACAGAGGAAAACGGCGAAGAAGGTGTAAGAAAACACAAACTTTTAGGTAAGGGTACGAccatattgtgaaaaatttcgcTGTCCGTTCTACagaatgttttttgtttatcaaacattttttttattattacaaagaaATATCACAATAcagtttattacaattttataaataatacattatagTCAGTTCTTAGTAGATATATAGTCtacaaattttctttcttttagaATTTCTACAATTTCCCTTTTTTAATAGTTGGTAAAAATATACAGGAACTTAAATTTAAGTAGTTAATTCTCCCAGATATACGACAACTTCTTTAacctatttgaaaaataagttttcttgGGGTTTGCAAGGTAGGCCTCCACAGCGACAATTACCTTCTTGTTCGACCCAAGCTTCTGCCCGGTGAGGGACTTTTTCAAGTTTGGAAACTGGAAAAAACAGTCGCACGTGGCTGTATCCGATGGACAATTGGGCCATTTTCTCTTAAAAGGCATATTTCAGCTCTGAGTTATCCAATGTAGTTCGATGTACCTTGTGAATTTTAGAAAACGGTGACCATATTTTTCCAGCTTTTAGAACAGTTTTAACTTTCTTTTGAGCACGTTTGACAATGTTTCGACTATTTGGTTATCTTTGGTATGTATCAGTAGCATCAATTGTCTCAACTCGTCGGATTGCGCTCGAATAACATTGAACTGAGCCTCTGAAGTAGTTTCACGGTTGAGGTTGTTTTCCAGAGTGACAAAACGCAGCCCCCTCGCGCTCACAGATTTCTAATGCCCAAAATATCAACTCGGCCCTCACTGTTATTACAAGATCTTGGTTTTTTGTCATGTTAACTTCCCTGGTAGCCGTTTTTAGGTCGTCTAGATGTGCCGATAAGTTAAAATGACTTTTGATGGAAAATAATCATCGTACACGGAATCCAAACGTTCTCTAGTGACACACTTGTGGCAAAATGTATTTCTCAGTACTTTGTGAATTTCAGAAAACGGTGACCATCACTTTTCCATccgttaaaacatttttaacctTCATTTGAGCACTTTCGCCAAGTAAAGGCCAATGTTTCGACTATTTGGTTATCTTTGGTTTGTATCAGTAGCTCTTTGCTTCATCAATTGTCTTAACTCGTCGGATTGCGCTCGAATAACGTTGAACTGAGCCTCTGAAGTGGTCTCACGGTTGAGGGTTTTGTTCAGAGTGAGAAAACGCAGCTTCCATCGCTCCACAGTTTTCTCGTGCTCAAAATGTTCATTTGGCTATCTTGGATTTGGTAGCCGTTTTCAGGTCATCTAAACGTGCtgattagaataatttttgatggaaaataatCATCGTACATGGCAACCAAACGTTCTCTAGTGATAAACTTGTGGCGTTAATTACCACATCATTAACTGtgatttaataacaatttatctaataaaaaatccACGTTAttgtttcttaaatttttttctggtatTGAATCTATTATTGGAACTCTATTGGAGAAGTCAAAATTCGATTTTCTTAGGTACAAACACCAAGTTAGGAATATTGAATCAattgtgaacaaaaaaatattgaaactcgACTAAGAGTTAGATTCTTGTATCCTTATTCGGAAGCCTTCATAGATTTGTATTATTTCAGATCTTGAGGAACTAGCTGTGTCTCTTGCTTTAGGTATAACTTCATAAATGTTACCCCATTAAAACTTTCAAATGTTTTCGACATGAGGGGgcactttcgatcacttcttcGAGGGTTTTCCGGCCAATTTTTTCATTCGGGAATAtcggctggcattttcatatcctgtgctgaccttaagaagtggcgtttggGGATGTACTAAGTTGGGGCTGCCAGTTTACGagctgaaatggcgcgcaccttatcgaccctgttttttgttGCCAACTCACCGTcttaaatcttttatttttgaaatattgtggACTATCACTGGATATAAAGATAAATTGCCTTCAATCCTCATATTTTGGGTTCCTCTATACTGCTCTGGGTTTTTATGGAAGACATCTtgtatattttcgattattatcaTCTTACTTTCATCttaattgaaatgttttgtAAATGTTGAATCATTGTTTGAATAAGCGCTCATCGTTCACTTGAAATACTTCAAATGAGCCCTAGAAGGTacgtttctattttattcatataaaaaactaTCTATTGTGTTTTTTTATCATACCTCGTATGTCTAATAAGATCTGACTCACcctatattattgtttaaattaaaatgaatgaaattttcatcTAGTGTATTACAATTTTATCTGATTCACTCAATTATTTCTAAGAGATGTATTATtatgtaaataacaaattttagcatttagaattttaattttcttaattttgtttaGCTGGtgttcaattaaaaaaagtgaaaaaaaacgAACCGAAAGAGCCGCAAGAAAATGGCGCTAAagaaagttttttccaaaaacccGCTCTTAAACCGGTACCACAAAGAGAAAAATCGCCACCCAAAAAGGATTACAAATTACATAATCTACCAACTTTACAAAAAGCTTCGGAAAGGGTATTGAAAAGTCCACCGAGAAAGCCTTCTTTGGCCAGGAGTGATACGTTAACTTCGGACGAAGAAGGAGAAGCCGAAATtgataaagtaaataaaatatttgttattattttttaatcgttaTTCTGTTTATCTGATGAACGTTTCTTTTTAGAAACAACTAGTGCgtttgatttatttcgattaCTTTTACTGCCCTATTTAAATTTACACTTTCCTTGACCCTTGCCAATGAATCACgattaatttgttttcaatctTGCCGCCATTAACCAATCAATCACCTCTTGTACATTTTCGTGTGCCAAAGTGGCTAAATTTAAATCTACTCTCTACATTCAAAACCGGGCTCTTATAGTACGAACGTACAAAGTTTAATTTCCTTTTAGTAAAAAGTGttatacagaaaaattgttaattgtttttCGTATAAATGTATTAGGAGGTTCCTAAAAAACGAAACGCTCTGGTTCGAGAGGCGTCTATGAGAAAACTTTCACAATCGAATATCCCGGCACCGCCTCCGTTACAACCAGGTATGCCACCGCCTCCGCCTATGATGCCGGGTGAGGTACCCAAGAAGCCGTTAACGGAGAAGCAAAAatctaaattaaataaattgaggtaagtaaatgtataaattgaaaaagatacATTTTTCTtgctttatttttatagatCCCGTGCTAAAAATAGACCGGATTGGAACAATCTTTTACAAGAAATTGAGTCGAAGAAAACTCTAAAACACGTGGTATGTAATGACAGATCCAATCCACTATTACCTGAAGCGAAAAGGGCCGACGaacatttgatatataaaagtGAAGAACCCAATGTCCATAATGAATTACTCAAACAGGTAAATTatcaagttattttaattttattcatctaaaagaaaattatttcgcATTAGATCGAGAAAGGAATATGTCTCAAAAAAGTTAAGACGAATGACAGAAGTAAACCATGTCTTGATGGCCTGAGAAAATTCAGAAGGCAGATGACGATTGaggaacaaattcaaaaatccaTGTCGATGGCTAGTATACATCCAGTAAGTATAATATCCcgtaattaataattaatgtttgtttaaatcatttttttaggaTGAAATAGCAACAGATGAAATAGACGAAATGGATGACATTGACAAAGTTAGAGATGATCTTCAGAGCACAAAACAAATGCTGGCGTTGGAATTGAGAAATAAAGAAGCACAGGAAAGGGAAAATAAGAGGTTGTTGGCTAGAATTATGAATTTACAAGCTGAATTAGAAAAGGAGATTAGTAAAAATGCAACTAGTGGCAATACAGCTTCAAGCGGCGCTGCGGATGAAAAGGTATTTagacaaattttcttcatttcctaTTGTATTTGGTTGTATCCAATACCAATATGAAGAAGTCTAGGAAGTTAGAATGCCATTATTAAGAAACTCGGATTCCAAGGAAGTTTTAAAGTATTTAAGAAGAGTGCATGTATTGAAAAGTGTGTAGGAAGTGTCTGTAAAACGAAAGTCTTATTCTAAGAAAGAATTTTTCCAGGTGACCtgaattcaattttgaagaaaatgtctAGGATGATAAAAAAGTATCTAGGATGAcgatttgaatgaaaaatggtCTACAAAAGTCTTTAAGATGagaattttcacaataaagtGTCCAAAAAGGAGAATTTTGTTAGAAAAAGTATAGGAGGAAATTTAAGATCAATCAAATTAACTTCGATGaggatttatataaaaaaatgtatagacAGAAAAATTACATAGGAAACTGTCTAAAATCGTTTTAGAAAAGAGTCTTAGGTGAggatttacataaaaaagtgTCTAATAAGAGGTTTTTCATGAAAAAGGGTCTATGGTAAGAAGGTGAATCAATTAAGTACCTAGGATGAAAATTAACTTGAATAAATGTATCACTAGTATATAACAAAGTGTTTAGGGAGAGATATTTCATGACAAAACTGCAAAGAAAGAGGTTAAACGAACGCCTCGTAtgattatcttcaaaaaaaaGTGCCTAGGATGACAATGGGactaaaaaatgttaaattttaattgaaatcaaTGAAAGTGTCTAGGATGAGtattaatgtgaaaaaattgtaaaggaAGAGAAACTTCATGAAAAAACTGTTAAGAATGAGGTTAAACAAATGTCTCCTAtaattatcttcaaaaaaaaGTATCTAGGAAGAGAATGCGACTAAGAAAATGTTCAGAATGGAAATCAACATCAATGAAAGTGTCTAAGATGAGgatgaatatgaaaaaagtgtcAAAGAAGAgacatttcatgaaaaaattgtctTGAATGGGGTTAAACGAATGCCTCGTaagattgtttaaaaaaaaagtgtctaggaagaGAATGCGACCTAGAAATTGTTTAGAATAGAAATTAACATCAATGGAAGAGTCTAGGATGAGGATTGAAGTGAAAAAAGTGTGAAAGAAGAGAAACTTCATGAAAAAACTGTCTAGAATGAGGTTAAGCAAATGCCTCGTATGATTGTCTTcaaaaaaagtgtctaggaagaGAATGCGACCAAGAAATTGTTTAGAATGGAAATCAACATCAATGAAAGTATCTAGGATAATgattaatatggaaaaaatgtaaaggaagagacatttcatgaaaaaactgTTAAGAATGAGGTTAAACAAATGTCTCCTAtaattatcttcaaaaaaaaGTATCTAGGAAGAGAATGCGACTAAGAAAATGTTTAGAATGGAAATCAACATCAATGAAAGTGTCTAAGATGAGgatgaatatgaaaaaagtgtcAAGGAAGAgacatttcatgaaaaaattgtctTGAATGGGGTTAAACGAATGCCTCGTaagattgttttaaaaaaaaagtgtctaggaagaGAATGCGACCTAGAAATTGTTTAGAATAGAAATTAACATCAATGAAAGTGTCTAGGATGAGgattaaagtgaaaaaagtgTGAAAGAAGAGAAACTTCATGAAAAAACTGTCTAGAATGAGGTTAAGCAAATGCCTCGTATGATTGTCTTcaaaaaaagtgtctaggaagaGAATGCGACCAAGAAATTGTTTAGAATGGAAATCAACATCAATGAAAGTATCTAGGATAATgattaatatggaaaaaatgtaaaggaagagacatttcatgaaaaaactgTCTAGAATGAGGTTAAGCAAATGTCTCCTAtgattatcttcaaaaaagtgtctaggaatagaatgtgaaaaagaaattgtttagAATGGAAACTAACATCAATGAAAGTGTCTTGGATGaggattaatataaaaaaagtgtaaagAAAGAGAAACTTCATGTAAAAACTGACTAGAATGAGGTTTAGTAAATGCTTCGTAtgattatctttaaaaaaagtgtctaggaagaGAATGCGACCAAGAAATTGTTTAGAATAGAAATTAACATCAATGAAAGTGTCTAGGATGAGgattaaagtgaaaaaagtgTGAAAGAAGAGAAACTTCATGAAAAAACTGTCTAGAATGAGGTTAAGCAAATGCCTCGTATGATTGTCTTcaaaaaaagtgtctaggaagaGAATGCGACCAAGAAATTGTTTAGAATGGAAATCAACATCAATGAAAGTATCTAGGATAATgattaatatggaaaaaatgtaaaggaagagacatttcatgaaaaaactgTCTAGAATGAGGTTAAGCAAATGTCTCCTAtgattatcttcaaaaaagtgtctaggaatagaatgtgaaaaagaaattgtttagAATGGAAACTAACATCAATGAAAGTGTCTTGGATGaggattaatataaaaaaagtgtaaagAAAGAGAAACTTCATGTAAAAACTGACTAGAATGAGGTTTAGTAAATGCTTCGTAtgattatctttaaaaaaagtgtctaggaagaGAATGCGACCAAGAAATTGTTTAGAATAGAAATTAACATCAATGAAAGTATCTAGGATGAggattaatatgaaaaaatgtccaatttatataaaaaagtgtttaggAGAagaatttaccaaaaaaaatttttttaaaattatacagtAAAAGATTTGAATATACTTCAAAGAGTGTTAAGATTAAGcatatacacaaaaaatgtcTAGATGAGGATCTACGTAAAAAAGTACCCAGGATGAAGATTTACATGGAATAAGGATTTAGAGTTAGgatataaatcaaaaaagtaTCTGGTACtaaaatttgatgtaaaaaagTGTTTAGGATTGTAGAAAGTTATAATCAAAGAATCcgttaataaaaaagaattaagaTTCACAACAGAAATGTTTAGGATAAGAAGACgtgtataaaaaattgtctGGACATCGTGAGATATATTTTGCGTGTTGCTAATTGacattttggatatttttagGTGATACAAggtttaaaaaaagaagtagaagaagcGAGAAAAACTTCACAAGATTTGGAAGCTAAATATACGCAAACAGCTGAAGAGCTAGATACAACGAAAGCtaaaatggaagaattgaaACGACAGAATCAAATGTTAGAAAGAAAATTACAAGACGCCATGATGGGTGAGTTGAATGAActttatcattgatagcttttTAAAACGACCTAaacaaataaagtaaaatttagagttctatgttataaataatttaattgatggctgctacatatttttgagataaacaaactgttttattttgatatatattcatgattaatataattacgcaAATTGTCTATATCAAGTCATCAAAAGATAtgtaaaatcaagacaaatcatcaaGAAAAACGTATTTTGAGAAGCTCTCAAATTAGAACTAcacaaaatttgtgttttgaaactaaattctcgataaaacaattaataatattattgataattagGAGATAAGAATAGCTGTACGACTATAGGATTTTGGTTTGAGTCCGATGATGATTATTGGAATATAGGCGAGTAGCAtgtacatatttattaattgttctaaaatagatttattttgtaTCTGTTCATTGCCATCACCAacttgtttatcaattttttcaataataattatatgaaaataatgagaaaaaccACTATAAAATACTTGTATAATAAAGtgctttttaatttcatatgatATGATACCTTtgcaatattaaaattttatgattataatttttgaggttagagtCCGAGGTGAGAAATATAAGCCACTAAAAAATGTATACGGAGTGCTAAGAGAATTTATTAACACAACGATAAAAAATCGAGAGTATATTTATGGAACAGGGTAAAAgcctttaaaaacaataaacagtttaaacaattaaaaaaaatgaaaagaaaaatagtttacGGGTGATATAAAATCGGGAAGGGGAAaaggggtgagtttttaaaggtaaaaaatagtttatcttGATTTCCAgcaaaactacaagtcctatggaAAGAAGTcaaatagcaaagttgtaggtaataagaagatctacaatttttgtatccacacaattaaaaaaaaacaatttttttgtttgtaatttttacCTTTAACCGGAAGCATTTTTTTAACGAGATGTCCTATATATACTGCGTgtgctttttcgatattatggtaaaatacaaatttcaaatcaaataaattgcaGTTTATACAGATCTTACAAAAGCAACTTGTCACAAAATCTCGTTAAAAAAATGCTTCTGGTAAAAGgtaaaaattacaaatgaaaaaattgttttttcaatttgaggttatataaaataagttaaatagcaaagttgtaggtaataagaaaatctacaacttttctattcacacttttttacataacctcaaaattcatgtgaaaaattcgaaaaaccaagttttttgtttgtaatttttacCTTTAAccggaaaattttttttaacgagATTTTTTGACAAGTTGCTTTTTTATGTCCTATATACACTGAGTgtgctttttcgatattatgtcaaaatacatatttcaaatcaaataaattgcaGTTTATAGGTCATAAGAAAGCAACTTGCCTCAAAATCTCGTTAATAAAAGTGCTTTCGATTAAAGacgaaaattatatacaaaaaacttgttttttttttaaattttcctcatgaattttgaggttatgtgaaaaaagtttgaatacaaaagttgtagatcttcttattacctacaactttgctatttgacttattttacataacctcaaaattcatgtgaaaaattcgaaaaaccaagttttttgtttataattttcgtCTTTAATCGAAAgcactttttttaacgatattttGTGACAAGCTGCTTTTTTAAGTCCTGTAAACACtgcaatttatttgatttgaaatatgtattttgacataatatcgaaaaagcactCACAGTATATACAGGACTTAAAAAAAGTAACTTGTCACAAAATCTCGTTAAAAAAATGCTTCAcatgaattttgaggttatgtaaaaaaagtgtaaatacaaaagttttaGATCTTCtaattacctacaactttgctatttgacttttttccataagaCTTGTAGTTTTGCCGTAAATCgagataaactattttttacccttaaaaacttaTCCCCCTTTTCTCTTCGCGACTTTAGATtgcccgtaaattatttttccatttatttttatcttattatcctccttttccaatgggtttcattctactatcatttttttttggtttcaaaaattatcgaccctTGTTCGGAAAACTTTATAGAagaactagcttttacccgagGTTTCGCTCGCATTGAagccattaaataagtatcagagaTCATTACAATAGAAATTAATCAATATGATTGAAAGCGAGAGTTATAATTTCtcattttgatcaaaaatcaCTCTTACTCATCTGTAAAActtaacaataaagtttttgaaagcTCTTCAGGTTCACCAAATAATGGAAGTAACGACTGGAACAAGCacatttcaacattttcatcttTGAAAGCAACGCAATAGAGTTATTTATTGAGGCAATAACAATCAAAGGATGATTATGATATTAGATTGAAGGATAATTAAATACCGATTTATCTTTCGACAACGCGAGGTCTGCATTTCTGCATTTTGAATTCTTCTCTCGTGCGATTGTTCTGGTGTTTCTATCGATCTTCTAGCTGCCTGCAGCGTAGCTCGTCTTTCAGAACGAACTCGTGCCTGAAGAGGAGTTTCAGCTGCTCTCAAAGCACTTTGTCGCTCTGCTTGCTGTCTGTCCGAAGATTCTttatcctaacctcaaaaattccaaacagctgTCAATTGGATTGGATATTGACGTGACCGTTGGTTGGTCAGTACTCAGGGTTGGAATTTAATTACTGGAATGTTAGATGTCCTCGAGGAAGCTATATTTTGGGATTTTTgacacaaaaattgttttatatctcgtaaaaaataattttttttttaataaaaagtataaagtataataaaagtataaaggCGTAAGAAACAAACGAGAAAACTTCGTCGGCTACCTTTATACTCGTAAAATGATAATCGAATCTATTTAGTTGATTTATGAACTTCTTAAACATTGtaaatttatgtataataacTACCATAAACGCTCATTAAATATTATCTAATACAATTCTAATGTTATAtctcgaaataaataaaagttaattacTGGATCTTCTCTATTATATTggagaaagaaaacaaaatgatttttctcattattgATATTACGTGGTAATAATCACGCAAGTATTCAAATCTGTCAACGTCTCTAACGaccatttataattttatgttttttcaaacaattattcatacgtcattaataattgttttctttacAATGTTGTGTACGAAAACAAATTAACTTGAGAATATTGAACCGTCCCACTACAGTTATATATACTGTTTTtgtaataactttttgtttatttgtgatTTTGGACCTTCcataaatgattttaaatatataaaattaattgcatgctacatttatgaaaaaataaatgtacgAGTATTTGGTTATTGATGCGTTGAATAAGGGCTGTCCACTATAAGTTCCTCCCCTCAAAAATAACGATTGTTTATCCCCCAATATGAATTACTCACATTTTCAGAagttaaagatatttttaaatcgaCTATCTAACGATCTATacgaaattaattattcaaatttgttatcATTAGAGAAAACAATGGATTAGTTTTACTTAGTGGggttttttttagtaattatcaaattttttggaTCTCAATTCA belongs to Diorhabda carinulata isolate Delta chromosome X, icDioCari1.1, whole genome shotgun sequence and includes:
- the LOC130900664 gene encoding DNA ligase 1-like isoform X1, which gives rise to MPAGKESDNDTGTVKRTTFRPPWVKEGPSPLPTPTAPWTLKTPPRRDSNTSTDGSEKQDYNPLAEVQLKPTKINKKPPTTEENGEEGVRKHKLLAGVQLKKVKKNEPKEPQENGAKESFFQKPALKPVPQREKSPPKKDYKLHNLPTLQKASERVLKSPPRKPSLARSDTLTSDEEGEAEIDKEVPKKRNALVREASMRKLSQSNIPAPPPLQPGMPPPPPMMPGEVPKKPLTEKQKSKLNKLRSRAKNRPDWNNLLQEIESKKTLKHVVCNDRSNPLLPEAKRADEHLIYKSEEPNVHNELLKQIEKGICLKKVKTNDRSKPCLDGLRKFRRQMTIEEQIQKSMSMASIHPDEIATDEIDEMDDIDKVRDDLQSTKQMLALELRNKEAQERENKRLLARIMNLQAELEKEISKNATSGNTASSGAADEKVIQGLKKEVEEARKTSQDLEAKYTQTAEELDTTKAKMEELKRQNQMLERKLQDAMMGDKNSCTTIGFWFESDDDYWNIGKGISPSDRKQSATGEGSDDEFEDEEPEEESDGEDTEEKREKRLAKEVKVLRKKLQSLKTKEDNAKKERIALREIIKKHHAEMKEEKKKYKQLKKEVDKMAALMKDTDDDEEVEEEEEKEVEEEESEEEEESTEEEESESDSDDTDSEKSQSEDEDAPADKKKTNLTARTKRHENILNALKKGNFLLKTNAERLQDDLNKQKDMTAGLQEDLDSVLSELG
- the LOC130900664 gene encoding DNA ligase 1-like isoform X2, with product MPAGKESDNDTGTVKRTTFRPPWVKEGPSPLPTPTAPWTLKTPPRRDSNTSTDGSEKQDYNPLAEVQLKPTKINKKPPTTEENGEEGVRKHKLLAGVQLKKVKKNEPKEPQENGAKESFFQKPALKPVPQREKSPPKKDYKLHNLPTLQKASERVLKSPPRKPSLARSDTLTSDEEGEAEIDKEVPKKRNALVREASMRKLSQSNIPAPPPLQPGMPPPPPMMPGEVPKKPLTEKQKSKLNKLRSRAKNRPDWNNLLQEIESKKTLKHVVCNDRSNPLLPEAKRADEHLIYKSEEPNVHNELLKQIEKGICLKKVKTNDRSKPCLDGLRKFRRQMTIEEQIQKSMSMASIHPDEIATDEIDEMDDIDKVRDDLQSTKQMLALELRNKEAQERENKRLLARIMNLQAELEKEISKNATSGNTASSGAADEKVIQGLKKEVEEARKTSQDLEAKYTQTAEELDTTKAKMEELKRQNQMLERKLQDAMMGKGISPSDRKQSATGEGSDDEFEDEEPEEESDGEDTEEKREKRLAKEVKVLRKKLQSLKTKEDNAKKERIALREIIKKHHAEMKEEKKKYKQLKKEVDKMAALMKDTDDDEEVEEEEEKEVEEEESEEEEESTEEEESESDSDDTDSEKSQSEDEDAPADKKKTNLTARTKRHENILNALKKGNFLLKTNAERLQDDLNKQKDMTAGLQEDLDSVLSELG
- the LOC130900664 gene encoding DNA ligase 1-like isoform X3, which gives rise to MPAGKESDNDTGTVKRTTFRPPWVKEGPSPLPTPTAPWTLKTPPRRDSNTSTDGSEKQDYNPLAGVQLKKVKKNEPKEPQENGAKESFFQKPALKPVPQREKSPPKKDYKLHNLPTLQKASERVLKSPPRKPSLARSDTLTSDEEGEAEIDKEVPKKRNALVREASMRKLSQSNIPAPPPLQPGMPPPPPMMPGEVPKKPLTEKQKSKLNKLRSRAKNRPDWNNLLQEIESKKTLKHVVCNDRSNPLLPEAKRADEHLIYKSEEPNVHNELLKQIEKGICLKKVKTNDRSKPCLDGLRKFRRQMTIEEQIQKSMSMASIHPDEIATDEIDEMDDIDKVRDDLQSTKQMLALELRNKEAQERENKRLLARIMNLQAELEKEISKNATSGNTASSGAADEKVIQGLKKEVEEARKTSQDLEAKYTQTAEELDTTKAKMEELKRQNQMLERKLQDAMMGDKNSCTTIGFWFESDDDYWNIGKGISPSDRKQSATGEGSDDEFEDEEPEEESDGEDTEEKREKRLAKEVKVLRKKLQSLKTKEDNAKKERIALREIIKKHHAEMKEEKKKYKQLKKEVDKMAALMKDTDDDEEVEEEEEKEVEEEESEEEEESTEEEESESDSDDTDSEKSQSEDEDAPADKKKTNLTARTKRHENILNALKKGNFLLKTNAERLQDDLNKQKDMTAGLQEDLDSVLSELG
- the LOC130900664 gene encoding DNA ligase 1-like isoform X4, with protein sequence MPAGKESDNDTGTVKRTTFRPPWVKEGPSPLPTPTAPWTLKTPPRRDSNTSTDGSEKQDYNPLAGVQLKKVKKNEPKEPQENGAKESFFQKPALKPVPQREKSPPKKDYKLHNLPTLQKASERVLKSPPRKPSLARSDTLTSDEEGEAEIDKEVPKKRNALVREASMRKLSQSNIPAPPPLQPGMPPPPPMMPGEVPKKPLTEKQKSKLNKLRSRAKNRPDWNNLLQEIESKKTLKHVVCNDRSNPLLPEAKRADEHLIYKSEEPNVHNELLKQIEKGICLKKVKTNDRSKPCLDGLRKFRRQMTIEEQIQKSMSMASIHPDEIATDEIDEMDDIDKVRDDLQSTKQMLALELRNKEAQERENKRLLARIMNLQAELEKEISKNATSGNTASSGAADEKVIQGLKKEVEEARKTSQDLEAKYTQTAEELDTTKAKMEELKRQNQMLERKLQDAMMGKGISPSDRKQSATGEGSDDEFEDEEPEEESDGEDTEEKREKRLAKEVKVLRKKLQSLKTKEDNAKKERIALREIIKKHHAEMKEEKKKYKQLKKEVDKMAALMKDTDDDEEVEEEEEKEVEEEESEEEEESTEEEESESDSDDTDSEKSQSEDEDAPADKKKTNLTARTKRHENILNALKKGNFLLKTNAERLQDDLNKQKDMTAGLQEDLDSVLSELG